One window of Saimiri boliviensis isolate mSaiBol1 chromosome 4, mSaiBol1.pri, whole genome shotgun sequence genomic DNA carries:
- the TREML1 gene encoding trem-like transcript 1 protein isoform X1, producing the protein MGSNLLLLLLLGLEGQGIVGSLPEVLQAPVGSSILVQCHYKLQDVKAQKLWCRFSLEGCQPLVSSAVDRRAPASRRTFLTDLGGGLLQVEMVTLQEEDAGEYGCMVEGAKGPQILHRVSLNILPPEEEEETHKLGSLPENAFSNPAGSANPLEPRQDEKSIPLIWGAVLLLGLLVAAVVLFAVMAKRKKGNRLGVCGRFLSSRVSGMNPSSVVHHVSDSGLATELPLDVPYVRLDSPPSFDDTTYASLHLDPPSGKASPLAPSPLPPLPPKVLVCSTPVTYATVIFPGGDKGGGASCGPAQNPPNNQTPSS; encoded by the exons ATGGGCTCCAACCTGCTCTTGCTGCTGCTCCTGGGACTAGAAG GTCAGGGCATAGTTGGAAGTCTCCCCGAGGTGCTGCAGGCACCTGTGGGAAGCTCCATTCTTGTGCAGTGCCACTATAAGCTCCAGGACGTCAAGGCTCAGAAGCTGTGGTGTCGGTTCTCGCTGGAGGGGTGCCAGCCCCTGGTGTCCTCAGCTGTGGATCGCAGAGCTCCAGCGAGCAGGCGTACGTTTCTCACGGACCTGGGTGGAGGCCTGCTGCAGGTGGAAATGGTTACCTTGCAGGAGGAGGATGCTGGCGAGTATGGCTGCATGGTGGAGGGGGCCAAGGGGCCCCAGATTTTGCACAGAGTCTCACTGAACATACTGCCCCCAG aggaggaagaagagacccATAAGCTTGGCAGCCTGCCTGAGAACGCATTCTCAAACCCTGCAGGCAGTGCCAACCCTTTGGAACCCCGCCAGGATGAGAAGAG cATCCCTTTGATCTGGGGTGCTGTGCTCCTGTTAGGCCTGCTGGTGGCAGCGGTGGTGCTGTTTGCTGTGATGGCCAAGAGGAAAAAAG GGAACAGGCTTGGTGTCTGTGGCCGATTCCTGAGCAGCAGAGTTTCAGGCATG AATCCCTCCTCAGTGGTCCACCACGTCAGTGACTCTGGACTGGCTACTGAATTGCCTTTGGATGTACCATATGTTAGGCTTGACTCACCACCTTCATTTGATGATACCACCTATGCCAGCCTACATCTCGATCCCCCATCAGGCAAAGCTTCACCCCTAGCCCCATCCCCATTGCCCCCACTACCTCCTAAGGTCCTGGTCTGCTCCACGCCTGTGACATATGCCACCGTAATCTTCCCGGGAGGGGACAAAGGTGGAGGGGCCTCCTGTGGGCCAGCCCAGAATCCACCTAACAATCAGACTCCATCCAGCTAA
- the TREML1 gene encoding trem-like transcript 1 protein isoform X2 has protein sequence MGSNLLLLLLLGLEGQGIVGSLPEVLQAPVGSSILVQCHYKLQDVKAQKLWCRFSLEGCQPLVSSAVDRRAPASRRTFLTDLGGGLLQVEMVTLQEEDAGEYGCMVEGAKGPQILHRVSLNILPPEEEEETHKLGSLPENAFSNPAGSANPLEPRQDEKSIPLIWGAVLLLGLLVAAVVLFAVMAKRKKESLLSGPPRQ, from the exons ATGGGCTCCAACCTGCTCTTGCTGCTGCTCCTGGGACTAGAAG GTCAGGGCATAGTTGGAAGTCTCCCCGAGGTGCTGCAGGCACCTGTGGGAAGCTCCATTCTTGTGCAGTGCCACTATAAGCTCCAGGACGTCAAGGCTCAGAAGCTGTGGTGTCGGTTCTCGCTGGAGGGGTGCCAGCCCCTGGTGTCCTCAGCTGTGGATCGCAGAGCTCCAGCGAGCAGGCGTACGTTTCTCACGGACCTGGGTGGAGGCCTGCTGCAGGTGGAAATGGTTACCTTGCAGGAGGAGGATGCTGGCGAGTATGGCTGCATGGTGGAGGGGGCCAAGGGGCCCCAGATTTTGCACAGAGTCTCACTGAACATACTGCCCCCAG aggaggaagaagagacccATAAGCTTGGCAGCCTGCCTGAGAACGCATTCTCAAACCCTGCAGGCAGTGCCAACCCTTTGGAACCCCGCCAGGATGAGAAGAG cATCCCTTTGATCTGGGGTGCTGTGCTCCTGTTAGGCCTGCTGGTGGCAGCGGTGGTGCTGTTTGCTGTGATGGCCAAGAGGAAAAAAG AATCCCTCCTCAGTGGTCCACCACGTCAGTGA